The Halostella limicola genome includes the window GGAGAGCCTCGCCGACACGCTCGACGCCACGGAACGGGCGGCCGAGGCGGGGGCTGACGCCGCCCTCGTCGTCACCCCGCACTACTTCGACTACGGGCAGGACGCCCTCGCGGAGTACTACCGCGACGTGGCCGACGAGAGCCCCCTGCCGGTGTACCTCTACAGCGTCCCGCCGTACACCGACGTGGCGCTCGACCCCGAGACCGTCGGCGCCGTCGCCGACCACGACAACGTCGCTGGGATCAAGGACTCCAGCGGCGACCTCGCGCGCCTCCAGCGGACGCTCGACCGCGTACCGGACGACTTCGACGTGCTGGTCGGCAACGGGAGCGTCTACGCTCCGGGGCTCGACGCGGGCGCGGCGGGCGGCGTGCTGGCGGTGGCCAACGCCGCCCCGGAGCGCGCGAGCGAGATCTACCGCCGGCACCGCGATGGCGACGACGAGGCGGCCCGCGAGATAAACCGCGACCTGGTCGAACTCGACAGCGTCCTCGGCGAGCGCGGGATCCCGGCCGTCAAGGCCGCCGTGCGGGAGCGCGGCCAGCCGGCCGGCCGTCCCCGGCGTCCGTTCCGACCGCTCGACGGGGACGACCGGGAGGCGGTCGCTCGGACCGTCGAGGAGCGCACCTGAGCGAGACCACCGGGAGTAACCGTAACGGGTTACCCGAACGGGTTCGCGGAGCCGATCTCAGTTTCTCCAAACGGTAATGTGACTCCGCGCCGTGTACTGGTCCGATGGCGACGACCACCGAGCGGTCCGTCCGCGACCGGGTGTCGTTCTCGGCGGGGGAAGTGACCGGTGCGCTAGGGGATTCGGTTACGGTCCTCCCCATCGTCGTCGCGCTGGGCGCGACCACGCAGGTGTCGCTTCCGCACGTCCTCGTCCTCTTCGGCGCCTTTCAGGTCGTCTGGGGGCTCGCGTACGGCCTGCCGCTGTCGGTCGAGCCGATGAAGGCGCTCGCCGGCCTGGCGATCGCCGGCGCGCTCACGGCCGGGGAACTCGCCGCCGCGGGCCTGCTCGCGGGCGTCGCGCTCCTCGCGCTCGGCGCCGCCGGCGCGCTCGACCGGATCGCGGCGGTCGTCGGGCAGCCGGTGATCCGCGGCGTCCAGTTCGCGGTGGCGCTCCTGTTGCTGGAGACCGGTCTCTCGCTCGGGCTCGCGAGCCTCCCGCTCGCGGGCGTCGGAGCGGGCGTCGCGCTCGCGGTGGCGGTCACGGGCCGCCGGCGGGCGAGCGCCCTGGCCGTGCTGGCGGTCGGCGCCGGCCTGGCCGTCGCCGAGGCGGGCGTCCCGTCGATCGCCCTCCCCGCCCTCGTGTCGTTCGAGAGCGGCGCGCCGGCGCTCTCACCGGCCGCGATCGAGGGGACCGTGGCGCAGCTCGCGATGACCGTCGGCAACGCTGCCGTCGCGACCGCCCTGCTCTGTGACGACCTGTTCGACCGCGACGTGTCCCCGGACGACCTCTCGCTCAGCATGGGCGCGATGACGCTCGCGTCCGTGCCGCTCGGCGGCATCCCGATGTGTCACGGCTCCGGCGGTCTCGCCGGCAAGTACGCCTTCGGCGCGCGCACCGGCGGCGCGAACCTCGTCCTCGGCGCCCTCTACGTCGCCGTCGCGCTCGTCGCCGGCGGCGGCCTCGTGATGGCGTTCCCGACTGCGCTGCTGGGCGTGCTGCTCGTCGTCGTCGCCTGGCAGCTCGGCCGGGCCGCGGCGGAGACAGAGGACCTGCTCCTGACCGCCGCCGTGGGCGTCGCCGGCCTCCTCGTCAACGTCGGCGTCGCGTTCGTCGGCGGCGCGCTCGCGTACCGGTACCTTCGGTAGCTTCGACCCGCTTTTGCCTCGCCGGCCCCTCGCGTCGCGTATGACCGAGACGTGGGCCGACCTCTTCGACCGCGCGGACGAGACGGACGTCGACGTCGAGACCGTCCGAGAGACGCTCCGGGAGCGCCGCGATGACTGACCCCGACCCGACCCGCGTCGTCGCGGACGCGGACGTGCTCGCCGCGGACCTCCTCGTCGGCGGCGCTGCCCGCGAGGCGCTGGACCACGTGCGCCGGCACTCGT containing:
- a CDS encoding dihydrodipicolinate synthase family protein, producing MDGTGVPLVTPFTEEGSVDEDALRSLTAWVEDRGIDFLVPCGSTSEAPLLDDDERERVIAAVAEAADGPVLAGTGKESLADTLDATERAAEAGADAALVVTPHYFDYGQDALAEYYRDVADESPLPVYLYSVPPYTDVALDPETVGAVADHDNVAGIKDSSGDLARLQRTLDRVPDDFDVLVGNGSVYAPGLDAGAAGGVLAVANAAPERASEIYRRHRDGDDEAAREINRDLVELDSVLGERGIPAVKAAVRERGQPAGRPRRPFRPLDGDDREAVARTVEERT
- a CDS encoding putative sulfate/molybdate transporter, producing the protein MATTTERSVRDRVSFSAGEVTGALGDSVTVLPIVVALGATTQVSLPHVLVLFGAFQVVWGLAYGLPLSVEPMKALAGLAIAGALTAGELAAAGLLAGVALLALGAAGALDRIAAVVGQPVIRGVQFAVALLLLETGLSLGLASLPLAGVGAGVALAVAVTGRRRASALAVLAVGAGLAVAEAGVPSIALPALVSFESGAPALSPAAIEGTVAQLAMTVGNAAVATALLCDDLFDRDVSPDDLSLSMGAMTLASVPLGGIPMCHGSGGLAGKYAFGARTGGANLVLGALYVAVALVAGGGLVMAFPTALLGVLLVVVAWQLGRAAAETEDLLLTAAVGVAGLLVNVGVAFVGGALAYRYLR